ACGACGCGATCCTCGGCGTGTTCCGCGCGGCCGGCATCACGCCGCAGATCGGCCAGGAAGCGATCCAGATGCAGACCATCGTCAGCCTCGTCTCGGCTGGCATGGGCATCGCGCTTGTGCCACAATCGGTATCGAACCTGATGCGCCCCGGCGTAGAATACAGGCCGCTGCAGGATGCCACGCCGCTGGTGGAAACTGGCCTGGCCTGGCGCCGCGACAATCCGTCGGCCGTGCTGCAAGGTTTCCTGGCGCTGCTGCGCAAGCAGATCAGCGCTGCCGCCGATTAAATTAAGTGGCCGCTAAGGCAAAAAACCGCCAGCGCCCCCATACTACGCAACCTTGGCTTTAAACAAAGAAAGAAACCCCATGCTGATACACCCGATGCCCGACCCGATAGCCATCCAGATCGGTCCGCTTGCCGTGCACTGGTACGGCCTGATGTATGTGCTGGCCTTTGCCCTGTTCATTATCCTGGGCCGCGTGCGCATCAAGCAGCCGCATATCGCCGTGCTGGGCTGGAAGAAGGAAGACCTCGACGACATGCTGTTCTACGGCATGCTGGGCGTGGTAATCGGCGGGCGCCTGGGCGAAGTACTGTTCTACCGTCCCGAATACTTCCTGCACAATCCGCTCGAGATCTTCATGGTCTGGCATGGCGGCATGTCCTTCCATGGCGGCTTCCTCGGCGTCATCCTGGCCATGTACCTGTGGAGCCGCAAGGCGGGCCGCAACCTGTTCGACGTGCTTGACTTCATCGCGCCGCTGGTGCCGCTCGGCTACGCGGCCGGTCGCCTGGGCAACTTCATCAATGCCGAACTGCCGGGCCGCATCGCCCCGGACACCCTGCCGTGGGCCATGCAATGGCCGGGCATTCCGTATCCCGTGCACCCGTCGCCGATCTACCAGATGCTGGTCGACGGCATTTTGGTGTTCATCATCCTGTGGCTGTATGCGCGCAAGCAGCGCCCGCGCATGGCCGTGGGCGCCATGTTCACCCTGCTGTACGGCTGCGCGCGCTTCTTCACGGAATACTTCCGCACGCCGGACTGGGAAGTCGTGTGGCTGGGCGTGCCGATCACGTCGGGCCAGATGCTGTCCTTGCCCATGATCGTCGGCGCCATCGCGCTGCTGGTGTGGGCATATAAAAGCCAGGTGATGGGCACGCCGCCCACCAAGGCCCGCGCTGCCTGATGAACAGTTTAAGCCTGTAACCTGCTTGTAATCACTTTCCATTGCGCCGGCGTTACCGGCGTGATGGACAGCCGGCTGCCCTTCTTGAGCAGCAGCATGTCTTCCAGCTCCGGCATCTGGCGCATCTCGGACAGGGGCAACAGCGCCGTCTTCTTCAGGCCTCGTACGTCGACGCTGATCCAGCGCGGCTGTTCCTGCGTGGCCTTGGCATCGAAATACTTGCCGCCCTCTTCAAACTGGCTGTGATCGGGATATGCGCCGCTGGCCACTTCGGCCACGCCCGCCACGCCCGGCTGCGGGCAGCTCGAGTGATAAAACAGCACGCCATCGCCGACCTGCATGCCGTCGCGCATGAAGTTGCGCGCCTGGTAGTTGCGCACGCCGAACCAGGGCATGGTGTGCCCGGGCGCGGCCATCAGGTCGTCGATGCTCACTTCATCGGGTTCGGATTTCATCAGCCAGTACTGTTTCATTACATTCCCCAGGTCAAAGAATAAAAGCGACAGGCGTAAAAAAACGGCTGCGCATGCTGATGCTGCAACCGTTTTTTGTACTGCAAATTGGGCCCCGCCTGTGCCGCTATGCCGGCATCCCGAACCAAACGGTTCAAGGTGGTCACGTTAGTTCAATTTCGGGTTCGTCGAACGAGCGACGCTCACTCCCATCAAACAAAATTCGCAACCGATGCGCATAAATGGTTCAAGGAATATATGGCAATCGCGAACACCGCAGGGTAGACCCAAGTTTACTCCTTTGATCGCGCATCGCAAAGACAAATCGTACCGTGTCCGCTTAAAAAAGGTTTTCCTGGGGCGTCAATGCGCTATCTAATACTGTGTGCATGGCCGAGATCTTTTGCTTCACTTCCAAGATCGTCAGTTC
This window of the Janthinobacterium agaricidamnosum genome carries:
- the lgt gene encoding prolipoprotein diacylglyceryl transferase is translated as MLIHPMPDPIAIQIGPLAVHWYGLMYVLAFALFIILGRVRIKQPHIAVLGWKKEDLDDMLFYGMLGVVIGGRLGEVLFYRPEYFLHNPLEIFMVWHGGMSFHGGFLGVILAMYLWSRKAGRNLFDVLDFIAPLVPLGYAAGRLGNFINAELPGRIAPDTLPWAMQWPGIPYPVHPSPIYQMLVDGILVFIILWLYARKQRPRMAVGAMFTLLYGCARFFTEYFRTPDWEVVWLGVPITSGQMLSLPMIVGAIALLVWAYKSQVMGTPPTKARAA
- a CDS encoding EVE domain-containing protein; this encodes MKQYWLMKSEPDEVSIDDLMAAPGHTMPWFGVRNYQARNFMRDGMQVGDGVLFYHSSCPQPGVAGVAEVASGAYPDHSQFEEGGKYFDAKATQEQPRWISVDVRGLKKTALLPLSEMRQMPELEDMLLLKKGSRLSITPVTPAQWKVITSRLQA